In Macrotis lagotis isolate mMagLag1 chromosome 8, bilby.v1.9.chrom.fasta, whole genome shotgun sequence, a single genomic region encodes these proteins:
- the LRTM1 gene encoding leucine-rich repeat and transmembrane domain-containing protein 1, with amino-acid sequence MTYHKPSFKGTAMKGDWLWLSGVLLLLHGVGSCPEQCLCHAPTKAVDCSRQGLKGIPSEMPPGTQILHLQHNQIGDIPTSAFIRTPFLRTLDLSNNALFTLAPGAFVGLAHLRVLNLTQNFLHSLESQVFQSLPQLQELDLSLNNIEELPKFKGETLSHLSRLIIQRNQLQQVPRAHLASLPSLRTLFFKDNLWKCTCHLLDLKLWLESFVYKGGITDGVICSAPNIWKGKDLLKIPYELYNPCHPLLGKEEANQTQPSGTAQQDPPLPGQPQEQVVKSPSNCEFKPKARPVNLRHAITTVVITGVVCGIVCLMMLVAAVYGCTYAAIMAKGHREPSSHTNEPRRPEEEKGPQDPSLA; translated from the exons ATGACATATCACAAGCCAAGCTTCAAAGGCACAGCCATGAAAG GTGACTGGCTCTGGCTCTCCGGTGTCCTACTGCTGCTCCATGGGGTGGGCAGCTGTCCAGAACAGTGTCTTTGTCATGCACCTACAAAGGCTGTTGACTGCAGCAGGCAAGGTTTGAAGGGAATCCCTTCAGAAATGCCTCCTGGCACCCAGATCCTCCATCTACAGCACAACCAGATTGGAGACATCCCCACTTCTGCCTTCATCAGGACACCCTTTCTGCGGACATTAGATCTCTCCAACAATGCCCTATTCACCCTGGCTCCTGGAGCATTTGTGGGCCTTGCCCACTTACGGGTCTTAAACCTAACACAGAACTTCCTTCATTCCCTAGAAAGCCAAGTTTTCCAGTCCCTGCCTCAACTGCAGGAATTGGATCTGTCCCTGAACAACATAGAGGAGCTGCCCAAGTTTAAGGGTGAGACCCTGAGCCACCTAAGTCGGCTCATCATACAGAGGAACCAATTACAGCAGGTCCCCAGGGCTCACCTAGCATCCCTCCCCAGCCTGAGAACTTTATTCTTCAAAGACAACCTCTGGAAATGCACTTGTCACCTGTTGGATCTTAAACTGTGGCTGGAGAGCTTTGTATATAAAG gtGGAATTACTGATGGAGTTATCTGTTCAGCCCCAAACATCTGGAAAGGGAAAGATCTCCTTAAAATTCCATATGAACTCTACAATCCATGCCATCCTCTCCTTGGGAAGGAGGAGGCCAACCAAACACAGCCATCGGGCACTGCCCAACAGGATCCTCCACTGCCCGGACAGCCCCAAGAACAGGTAGTCAAAAGCCCATCAAACTGTGAATTCAAACCAAAGGCCCGGCCAGTCAATCTCCGCCATGCCATCACCACAGTGGTTATCACGGGAGTTGTTTGTGGAATTGTGTGTCTGATGATGTTGGTTGCTGCTGTTTATGGTTGCACCTATGCAGCAATTATGGCTAAAGGACACAGAGAACCTTCAAGCCACACCAatgagccaagaagacctgaagaagaaaaggggCCACAGGATCCTTCCCTGGCTTAA